GTTCTCTAACGATTTTTGGGTGTTTGATTAGCCGCTAGATGCAGTCTAAATAAAGCAATAGCCCAACTCAGCAAACCCTCGATAACGCTAGGGTTTGCTGAGTTGGGCTATTGCTTTATCTAAATCGCTCTTCCAAAGGAAGCAAGGTCCGCAACCCTGACGGCATCGCGAAGACCCCTCAGGGACAGCAGCAGAAATTTAGTTGGCGTTGGGTTGAGCCGGGCGATAGGGCAATTCCATGTCTGCACCGAGGCCAGCCTCGGAGGTTTCATCTGACTCTAGCCCGAGTGCTAAGAGCGGATTATTCAGCACGTCGGCCAGGTTGGTGACGGCGTAGGCAATCAATTCGTTGGGATCCAGCAAGATCCAGCCCTGTGCGGTCAATTCGCGGAGCTCAAAGTGCAAGTGCGGGCCGGTGGAGTTACCAGTGCTGCCGACCAACCCGACGACTTCGCCCTGCTGTACCCTTTCACCCGGTCGCACCAAGATGCGAGAGAGGTGGGCGTAGCGAGTTTCCAGGGTGCCTTCGGCGTGACGAAGGATGACGATCAGGCCGTAGCCCCCCATGTAGTCGGCGATGTGAACTTCGCCATCTTGGGTCGCGACAACGGGGGTGCCTTCGGGCGCGCCTAAGTCAGTCCCCGTATGGAAGCGACGATCGCCAAAAATCGGATGGGTGCGCCAGCCAAACAGTGACGTAATGGGCGAGGGGATCGCCAGCGGAAAGACAAACTCTTGGGTGCCGCGCCGCATCACGTTCAGAGAGCGCAGCTTTTCATTGAAGTATTCGCGGCTGATGACCGTCGTGTTGCCAATGGTGACGCCATTGCCACCGACGCTCACTGGTCCCACTGAGAACTGGGTAC
Above is a genomic segment from Leptolyngbya iicbica LK containing:
- a CDS encoding peptidoglycan DD-metalloendopeptidase family protein, giving the protein MSATLLLGSLPVRAEADRPMEIPTAVETVAPVSPAATSAESLLKPQLSSAPSPDSNPPFATPVFESSAPAEASPLPDGSVADSVPPVEVNAETLLNNPLIDTTDYSLGATRSPDSPSLLFSDRATGCQLTVGQGQAVAGSLCDRSTQANNSPANGSATDNEGTQFSVGPVSVGGNGVTIGNTTVISREYFNEKLRSLNVMRRGTQEFVFPLAIPSPITSLFGWRTHPIFGDRRFHTGTDLGAPEGTPVVATQDGEVHIADYMGGYGLIVILRHAEGTLETRYAHLSRILVRPGERVQQGEVVGLVGSTGNSTGPHLHFELRELTAQGWILLDPNELIAYAVTNLADVLNNPLLALGLESDETSEAGLGADMELPYRPAQPNAN